In one window of Arachis ipaensis cultivar K30076 chromosome B06, Araip1.1, whole genome shotgun sequence DNA:
- the LOC107646628 gene encoding uncharacterized protein LOC107646628: MTLSDLKNSILEKLGVLGSKWMKKLFYKIPMAVVSTGVQYETFAVKADEDIRVLFYCFWGTSAPVPCPVAAGGASSSMPAVRPYLPPVQSPSFAADLDRTEVVGSIPLENAAVIEPPHVVGTGGGLVPYIENFGGPDQVENAMRDDESDQEPVDIDGDSDDDTRGDPHAQHRPASSGSHHYPPHFSTLNLEALGQQEDSGNRVGGSSAEFQIGQSFQSKDEAVLSVKDYSIRRGVEYRVIESDHLKYHGKCKEFGKGCSWLIRVALRARKGTWEVRRYNGPHTCLATSISSDHRQLDYHVICARILPMVRADVAVTVKVLQQATEADYGFRPSYRKVWMAKQKAVAEIYGDWEESYAELPRLMLGIQATMPGTITVLKTSPVRIGGGVDRYGGTLLLAIAQDGNSNILPIAFALVEGENAESWSFFLSNLREHVTPQEGILVISDRHNGIKAALEAPETGWLPPRAFRAYCIRHVAANFALTFKGKDSRRLLVNAAYAKTEAEFYYWHNGIKAALEAPETGWLPPRAFRAYCIRHVAANFALTFKGKDSRRLLVNAAYAKTEAEFYYWFDIMRTENPAMCDWANRMEYDKWTQHEDGGRRFGHMTTNISECVNSVLKGTRNLPVTSLVKSTYGRLAQLFVVRGQTAAAQLGSGHEFCQALVKSIDRNLRDSRCFTVTLYDRQQSEYTVAETTPTGNFSLGSYRVSLKDHRCDCGHFQVLHYPCCHAIACCAYSRLNWALMSG; encoded by the exons ATGACTTTGTCAGATCTGAAGAACAGCATCTTGGAGAAGCTTGGCGTGTTGGGTAGCAAGTGGATGAAGAAACTATTCTACAAGATTCCCATGGCGGTTGTATCGACCGGTGTTCAGTATGAAACCTTTGCGGTTAAGGCTGATGAAGATATTAGGGTTCTGTTCTACTGT TTCTGGGGCACATCTGCGCCAGTTCCCTGCCCAGTTGCCGCGGGTGGTGCATCTAGTTCGATGCCTGCGGTCAGACCGTATCTTCCGCCGGTTCAATCACCTTCGTTTGCGGCTGATTTAGACCGAACGGAGGTTGTTGGTTCTATACCTTTGGAGAATGCAGCAGTCATTGAGCCTCCGCACGTTGTGGGCACCGGTGGTGGCCTCGTACCTTATATCGAAAACTTTGGTGGACCTGATCAAGTAGAGAATGCAATGCGTGACGATGAGTCTGACCAGGAGCCTGTTGATATCGATGGTGACAGCGACGATGACACACGTGGCGATCCACATGCGCAGCATAGGCCAGCAAGTTCTGGTTCTCATCACTACCCTCCACACTTCTCGACACTAAACTTGGAAGCTCTTGGTCAACAGGAAGATAGTGGTAACAGAGTGGGGGGATCttctgcagaatttcagattgggCAATCATTCCAGAGTAAAGATGAAGCTGTGCTGAGTGTAAAGGACTATAGCATCCGGCGAGGTGTTGAGTACAGAGTCATCGAATCGGATCATTTGAAGTATCATGGAAAATGCAAGGAATTCGGCAAGGGTTGTAGTTGGTTGATTCGTGTAGCGCTTCGTGCACGAAAGGGGACTTGGGAGGTTAGGAGGTACAACGGGCCACACACATGTCTCGCAACTTCTATTTCAAGTGATCACCGTCAGCTGGATTACCACGTTATCTGTGCGAGGATTCTTCCTATGGTTAGGGCAGATGTTGCGGTTACGGTAAAGGTACTTCAACAAGCGACAGAAGCTGATTACGGTTTCAGGCCTAGTTACAGGAAGGTTTGGATGGCTAAGCAGAAGGCAGTGGCAGAAATATATGGAGATTGGGAAGAGTCTTACGCGGAGTTGCCACGTTTGATGCTAGGGATCCAGGCGACAATGCCGGGAACAATCACGGTGCTGAAGACGTCTCCTGTTCGGATTGGTGGTGGGGTTGACCGA TATGGAGGGACGCTGCTGTTGGCGATAGCTCAGGACGGGAACTCGAACATCCTCCCGATAGCATTTGCCCTTGTGGAGGGCGAAAATGCAGAGTCGTGGTCATTCTTCTTGTCCAATCTCCGAGAGCATGTGACTCCTCAGGAGGGTATCCTTGTTATCTCTGACAGGCATAATGGGATCAAGGCAGCGCTTGAGGCACCTGAGACTGGGTGGCTACCTCCTCGGGCGTTCCGGGCCTACTGTATTAGGCATGTGGCTGCGAATTTCGCCCTAACGTTCAAAGGTAAGGACTCCAGGAGGCTGTTGGTGAATGCTGCCTACGCAAAGACTGAAGCTGAGTTTTACTACTG GCATAATGGCATCAAGGCAGCGCTTGAGGCACCTGAGACTGGGTGGCTGCCTCCTCGGGCGTTCCGGGCTTACTGTATTAGGCATGTGGCTGCGAATTTCGCCCTAACGTTCAAAGGTAAGGACTCCAGGAGGCTGTTGGTGAATGCTGCCTACGCAAAGACTGAGGCTGAGTTTTACTACTGGTTTGACATCATGCGGACTGAGAATCCAGCAATGTGTGACTGGGCCAACCGGATGGAGTACGACAAATGGACCCAACATGAGGATGGTGGTCGACGGTTCGGGCACATGACCACAAACATCAGTGAATGTGTGAACTCCGTGCTAAAGGGAACTCGCAACCTGCCGGTCACATCTTTGGTTAAGTCAACCTACGGGAGGCTTGCTCAGCTATTTGTGGTTCGGGGACAGACAGCAGCCGCACAACTAGGTTCTGGGCATGAATTCTGTCAGGCGTTGGTAAAGTCTATTGATCGGAACCTAAGAGACTCGAGGTGCTTCACTGTGACATTATATGACAGGCAGCAGTCCGAGTACACCGTCGCGGAGACAACACCAACTGGCAACTTCTCCCTGGGCAGCTATAGAGTTTCCCTTAAAGATCACCGATGCGACTGTGGCCACTTTCAGGTGCTGCATTATCCTTGTTGCCACGCCATTGCGTGTTGCGCCTACTCCCGGCTTAACTGggcgttgatgagcggataa
- the LOC107648065 gene encoding transcription factor MYC2-like gives MEDMIISPSSSSSLVSIPQENTPTLQQKLHFLLQNQLPEWWVYGIFWHTTNDDNGNLFLSWGDGHFQGAKDASSPRLIPHYPISATDRCRKFNNSNNNNDGEWFYVMSLTRTFPMGEASYSSLPGKAFGSGSPIWLNGDLQFCDCDRAKEAYMHGIRTLVHIPTTDGVLEMGSYDLITENWTLLQQTKSLFGSQHQQLNPIQFFDDQNISFADIGIIAGVQEEENSHEEDAVRKRKETEALNNKKKNKDHSSMGKFGSSRQSSFVDSEHSDSDCGAPMAAAEKRLPKKRGRKPGIGRETPLNHVEAERQRREKLNHRFYALRAVVPNVSRMDKASLLSDAVSYINELKAKIEELETQVQKESSINNNNKKVKVETGDSMDNQSTTTTSSVDQNNNENEAAEVQVEVEVEVKMIGEEAAMVRVQSESGTHPGAKLLNALRELEFQVQHGSIWCVNESSIMLQHVLVKLPEGITMRTEQALKSAILSRLLDHHNQ, from the coding sequence atggAGGACATGATAATCTCTCCCTCCTCATCATCTTCTCTGGTGTCTATCCCACAAGAAAACACACCAACCCTTCAGCAAAAGCTTCACTTCCTACTCCAAAACCAGTTACCAGAATGGTGGGTCTATGGCATCTTCTGGCACACAACCAACGACGACAATGGCAATCTCTTCCTCTCCTGGGGAGACGGCCATTTCCAAGGCGCCAAAGACGCCTCCTCCCCGAGACTTATTCCTCATTACCCCATTTCAGCGACGGACAGATGCAGAAAGTTCAACAACAGCAACAATAACAATGACGGAGAATGGTTCTACGTGATGTCTTTGACACGCACCTTTCCTATGGGCGAAGCTTCATATTCTTCGCTACCCGGGAAGGCCTTTGGTTCGGGGTCTCCCATCTGGCTCAACGGGGACCTTCAATTCTGCGACTGTGACAGAGCTAAAGAAGCTTACATGCATGGCATTCGAACTCTCGTACACATTCCAACCACAGATGGCGTTCTTGAAATGGGTTCCTACGATCTCATCACTGAAAACTGGACTCTCCTTCAACAAACCAAGTCCCTCTTTGGATCGCAACACCAGCAACTCAATCCTATACAGTTCTTCGACGACCAGAACATCTCCTTCGCTGACATTGGCATTATCGCCGGCGTTCAAGAAGAAGAAAACTCACACGAAGAAGATGCCGTCAGAAAGAGAAAGGAAACGGAGGCACTCAacaacaagaaaaagaataaggaTCACTCGTCAATGGGGAAGTTTGGATCATCGCGTCAATCGTCCTTCGTGGATTCGGAGCATTCAGACTCGGACTGTGGTGCACCAATGGCGGCAGCAGAGAAGAGGTTGCCGAAGAAGAGAGGGAGGAAACCAGGGATAGGGCGTGAAACCCCGCTGAACCACGTGGAGGCAGAGCGGCAGCGGAGGGAGAAGCTCAACCACCGGTTCTATGCTCTGAGGGCGGTGGTTCCAAACGTGTCAAGGATGGACAAGGCTTCTTTGCTTTCCGACGCGGTGTCTTACATCAACGAGCTGAAGGCAAAGATCGAAGAGTTAGAGACTCAGGTTCAGAAGGAGTCATcgatcaacaacaataataagaaGGTGAAGGTTGAAACTGGCGACAGCATGGACAACCAGAGCACCACCACAACCTCCTCCGTGGACCAAAACAATAACGAGAATGAGGCGGCAGAGGTGCAGGtcgaggtggaggtggaggtgaaGATGATAGGAGAAGAGGCGGCGATGGTGAGGGTTCAGTCGGAGAGTGGGACCCACCCTGGTGCGAAACTGTTGAATGCATTGCGGGAATTGGAGTTTCAAGTGCAGCATGGAAGCATTTGGTGCGTCAACGAGAGCAGCATCATGCTCCAACACGTTCTTGTGAAGCTTCCAGAAGGGATCACGATGAGAACTGAACAAGCGCTTAAATCTGCCATTCTAAGCAGATTATTGGATCATCATAATCAGTAA